GAGAACACAGTGAGGAATGTTTGGCAGTTCCTTTAAATAGAGTTGTTAGTTAACTTCTATAGTCTTAATAATAATTATCATCTTTGAATGACAGTAAGAGAATTAAACCAATAAAAGGAACGGAATACTCTGATactctttaaaaagtgtttgctttacaaaaaaaaataaaattaaaatattttaaaattcttaatttttaaaaacctagaaaaaaaaggaacacattttcAATACAGATGTTGAATTGGGTGTCACAGGGATCTATGACCTCTGGCCACTCACTAAGACAGCTAAAACACTAATATCCAGGGGTTAAATGGCCTGacattttttgaatgaaaatgtctccagacagcattttacaataataaatatGATTGGATAAAGTACATAAGAGGTAAGATAAatgcagaatttttaaagtaaaactggTCATTGTatgagatagaaaaataaacatttatgaaataaaaataatttgtttaactatcaaataaaaatacattgtgtttttttttctttaaagttaccagagaaaactttttaaaacatgaagcaAAATCACAGGgcagacaaagaaaaatacagcattACTTTAAGCCAACAAGGCCTCAGCTTTGGATACTGAAACCGCCCTCTAGAATTTGGCTAAGGCTCAGTCCTCCATTTTGTCTGCCCTTGCCTATGTCAATGAAGATTCTGCCTCATTAATTTCATCATGGTCATTCAAAgtcctgtttttttctctttccccatttctCGAAAATGACTACATCTCTTAGGGTTTGTTTCTTCCTAGATCATCATTTTCCTAAAAGTTGGCTCTTTTACCCGTTTCTACAATCAAAAACTTTATGAACTAATAAAGATCTTTCTCAAAACAGAAGGACCCAAATCCACTCTGAGAAACTATCCTAAACAGCTTCCTAAATTCTGCCTGACTTGAAAGACTATCTGGAAAGATAAGGCAAAAAAAGGCAGTTCCAAGTGGGAAAAGAATGGATTAACAGCCTTTCCTCTAGTGACCTAGGTATCTCTTTCCTAAGCAAACACCATACTTGAATGTCAAAACGTCAGattcatacaatgaaaaataacacaaagtcaagctgaaaggaaattatttatatatgtcaCATGATTGCCATTTATGTGAACTAACTAGAATGGGAAAATAAGTATTTCCACAAGGTTAGAAGCTAGACAGAGACTAGATTTCTCAAAGAGGGCTTTAAAGGTCCTGTACAATGGAATCTGATGCCATGTATCACTGACAAATGCGTCAAACCAAATACCTGAATAAAGAACCATTTTATCTACTTCAACTTCATGTCGAATTAGTCTGATTATTGACAgatacacaaaacattttttgagtggCTGCCAACAAAACCTGCTGTTTTTTAAGCAGGAGGAAAACTTCAATCTGTGTCCAGAGAGAAAGATGGCATCATCGCTCATATGAATGAACATCTTACCAACTCCAGCCACTGCCCTTGGCTCTCTACGTACAATGTAAAACAAGAGAAGGGATACAaaagtttttcactttttcatgtTCAATGGACTTTGCATAGCCCTGAGTTAAAATTTCATAGAATTAAACTTTTGCcaataaatactaataaatagCCCAATACCCCGAGGCCTCAGAAAGCCTTGCTATAGAAAGCAACAGCAGAGAGAGTGTCTGGGAATGCCATCTGAGCCAATTCTCCCAAGAGGGCTTAGAAGGATATGGAAAACTGCTAGAGTCCTGGTGGCCAAAATAACATGTTTCAACTGTTCcagatttgtttggtttttttaacactttatggttctgatttttaatatttccctggagaatacaaaaaccaaaagattcTTTCTTCAATATACCATACACTAATGCACAAAAAAAGCTAtttgttatattcttttattctgCATTGCACCCAAACATTGTGTTTTACTCTGATCATTATCTCCACAAAATTCTAATTGCTAGCTAAATAAAGCCTAGTCTCTAGATACCAGTACTCCATACCTAACAAAAATGGCATTTTACAGAGCTTTTAGATACTATATCCCACGAAGCATTTGCAGCATAGAGGTGGCCAACATTCAGAAGCTAGATTTTCTTATACTGCCCAAGTGATCAGGAATAACCAAAAGATTCTGAATGAATTAAGATTGTTTATGGTCTGAAAAACACTTGAAGGTAAATCCCAGGAATacaaacagaggaaggaagaaaaaaatgagcgtGGAATGCATTCTGTATCATCCAGTAATATTTGCTACAGTGAGTCCGTTTTCAAGGCAGATTCCTAGGTTTTTACTGCTTATAATGGAAaccttggaaagaagaaaaagagaagaacaccattaagaaaaaaacctttaaaactgTTTTCTCCCTGCTCGGgcaaaataatttatctttatcTCTATGCATTTCAAATGgttcatgttttctttgttcctgattataaaatatatacataatcaaTGTGTTATTTTCAATTATGTATCAAATGTATGTCAAAGACAGGAAGGCATCCCCTAAGAAGTAATGCATGTatataaactgagaaaaaaaatcatgagctACTTTCAGTTAATCCAGTGATGATAAAAAAGCCAACAACTGATAGAAATTGTAGTGTACAGGGTTGTTATGATAACGTCCAAAcaattccatctttttaaaaaaagtgtttatttatttatcttgagagagaaagtataagcaaggaggggcagagagagaggaagagggagagaatcccaagcaggctccccgctgtcagtgcaaagcctgacactgagcttgatctcacaaaccgtgaaattgtgacctgacctgaaaccaagagtcagatgctcaaatgactgagccacccaggcgcccccaattccATCTTTTAAATACTGTGTTTTGTGTTACTATCAACTCTGGATGCCAGAGTGGAAAGGAATGGGGTAAGGagagctgtttaaaaaataacaaaactttttaaaaaattaaagatttggtccaaaaaaaataaataaaataaagatttggtCTAACTTAGACCttatattctttcttcatttcctttgtctccattttcttttgtgtgacaGAAGTTTTCtgtgatgtatatgtgtgtactttattttttaaattttatttctcttttttaagtttttattttaattccagttagttaacatacagtataatattagcttcaggtatacaatacagtgattcaacatttccctACATctccagggctcatcacaagtgcactccttaatcgcCACCATCTATTTAACCCACCCCCGtcatctcccttctggtaaccatcagtgcaTTCTCTATAGTTACCAGTCTGTTTTCTTGGcttgtctgtctgtttctcactctcttttcttttgcccttgctcatttgttttgtttacaggCACCCTTTAACAACATGATGAAAGCTATAAATTCTCTCTGGAGGAAAATGCACATACATTGACAATCTTGTACTCACTTTAAGGTGTTAGGTTTTctgttttacctttttggttttttaacaaatgaagaatACTATAATGAGCTTCGGAAAAGGAAGGATAATTTATTTTACCACTCCAGTGACATATAAGACACAATTTGATTTTTCCACCATAGCAtaagcattataaaaaaaaaaaaaaatcctaacctTGACCACATCTATTTTTCGTACCTTTATGAGAGGATTCTGATTTTGAGAAATGACGTGTGGAATTATGCTGGTTTGTAACATGAGTGTAATCCAAATCCTCAGCTTCTGTCATGGTAGGCAGTGGTGGCCTGAAGGGAAGTCAGAATTTAAAGAGACAGTCTAAGTCGTGATGACTACAGAGTCACCTCCCAATGGACTGCaggataaaaactttttttttttttttttggtagaaatgcaaaGCCACAGGGTAGCAGAATTTTCATCTTAGTTCCTGGCCTGTTGCATAACCTTGGGAGTAAATTATTTTAGCTTACTGTAACCTTTGCTTTGATGCACAtaactcaataaaaacaaatatttactgaacacctaatATGTGTGgggcactgtgctaagggctAGGGAAGCAAAGATTATTGAGATGTGTGACTGCTGCTGTTAATGAGAAATTTACTTTGTTTTGGCAAGctttatgaagaaaaagaggacgaaaggaaagaacagaagggaaGTAATAAAGAaagttaaggaaagaaaaaaaaagggaggacaGGTGTCATgtaaggagggaggagagggaagtagGAGAGGGCAAGGAGAGGACAAGGGTCAGCATATAAAATTTAGAGCAAAGTTCCTAATTCCACTAGGTGGCAAAGCAGAGCTTACAAAAGGAAAGGACAGTCGCACATTGGCAATTTTTCATgtcaaaagaagacaaaatataaaaaaacaaacactgggaAATTTTTCCtactctaaaatttttattattctaaaacTATGTTACATAGATTTTTTGCAAAAATTTGACATTGATGAGATGAAGAACAAAATCTCTCCTTTGTGTGGTTGTTGCTTCTCAAAGGTACACTTAAATGTTATGTTAAAGCATGGAACCAGATAGGTAACATAATGTGTCAAATATCTAACCATGTTGTACGATGCTTTTTGTAGCTGGAAGGCATAAGTATACTGCAATTCAGAAAGTTATGGTAACCTTGGTACAAAAGTCTCTTTCATAGAAGAATATAGACACGTGATTTCAaatttctcactctgtctccttcGGTATTCAGTGTCTGCAACAGGTCACCACAGGATACAAACTTGTGTACATACTGAGGACTGTGGTATGGGTTCTACTCAGATGATGTCAATTAACTTTCAGGACAAGCTGCATGGTAACTGTCATACACATATTTTAGAGTTAAATTAGGTGAGATGAAGTAAGTTATCTGTCCAAGCACACACCGTTgttaagtggcagggctgggactcaaactcacctgGACTTCAAAATTTGTGCTGTTTAATATGCTGTGGTCTGCTACATAGATGTGTATTTTTATCAGCAGTAGTATCTGCATCCAAgactatacacacatatgcatatgtgtgtgtggatatatataaatccatatatatacacacatatatgtgtgtatatatatgcacatatacgtgtgtatatacatttatgtacatatatacacgtatacatatacacagatgcacatatatgtacacatatacacacatacatatgtatatatatacatatatatatagtctgtatattatacttttaaatggTATTTGgcttatattttaatactttcatgCATTTGTTATACACATATAATTAATGTAAGCATAACAAATGAtatggtatttttcatttttcttatttttcactttgaactatgtgtttaacaaatattaaatattaaatagtgtttttcttttgttatcgACTGACATAACATTTACCTTAAAAAGCAGTGTTACGAGTTGACAGGAAGAGTTGAGACAAACCATCTGAACTAGAATTAAGAAACTCAACTTCAAAAAACAGGTGGTTAAAGAAGTAACTTAGACCCAAGAAAAAGGGATTGGGAATCAGGGAGCAGAGCCTCATCTCTACATTTTTGCAAACTCTTATATCAAACGatcaaaacccagaaaaacaaaagccaaatgggactcctaaaaataaacaaacaatattaCTACCTCACGATCAATTCCTCATCAAGGAAAAGGATGTCAACATGTGCAACACTGCACAGCACTCCCACACATCCACTAGGGTAAAACAAGTCAATCTAGAATGCCCTCAGTTCTCTTCGCATGCTGTTCTCCTTAGTTTCTGATTATACAGAGGACAAATCTTGGCTTATGGCGTTCAGTGATCCCTATCAAACAGATTCACTGCACTGGATGGAGATAGTTGTTTTAAAGTGAAGGGTATTCACatccaaaattagaaaaatcctgttaaccaacagtttgttttatagttttgatgtATTGGGAATACCTGTTTCCTGTTGTTCTCATGAAATGACTTACATGTTTAAGTTAGCAATACAGGCAAAATACCTTTCAGAATTTACTCAGAAGTCATTGAAGAGGCCCTCCTAGATACCCAGACTAGGCTGTCTCCTTCTTTTCTTATAATACCATGCACTTTTCATCCAAAGCATTCAACATAATGGTTATTTGTATAATTGCTTAGATGATAAATTTCATGAGAACAGGAAGCAGTTCTTTCTTGGTAACTGCTGCTTACTCTAAGATAAAGTTGTCtcttttctaagagaaaaatgtaaataaaacaccAGGTAGTAGTATCAGTATAAAATACTATACTTAAAAGATTTTGGAACTTGGTTGAAACTTTTTCCAGTTACAAAGAGTTGAAGTTAATTCAGATTGCCAGCTGATACTCCATTTCCTTAGATAGAGTAATGGACAAAGAAACTGATTCTTGACCATGAATGATATAAGCTCCTCCCAATAACTTGTCTTCCCTCTACTACTATTATCACTACACTGAAGTAAACTTCTAGACCTAGGAAGCTCCATGTTTTTCAATCCCTGAAACCATCTCTTTCTGTACAAATAGCTAACTAAATCTACTATAATTAaatgtgaaggagaaaaaaaaaaggggaaaaaatgtgaaagaggAAACCATAGACTCTAATCAGAAAGCATATATTCCAGTATTAGTTGTATAAGGCAACTATAATACTAGGCTTAATTTCTAACTATGAAAATAGAGATTTcgtaaaattctaattttgttttgttacctgttatctatatctgtatctacacAAAAAATCTTTCTATAACCGATACTTAAAGACAAATGTTTCTCTCCAGTCAGTTCTACCAGTCATAGGtgactttcattcatttataatagccatttTTAATACAGGATCATTtgattattcattctttcaatatgctaaatatttttaaaagtacgtattatatttcaaaaacttGTTTTCAACtttaatacatctttttaaatagcCATTACAGATTGTTCTATCATATCTGATATGAAAATTATTAGTGTTCTAAAGAGCCCACAAGTTTTGAAGATTGCAGAGTAAGCCTAAAGATTTTAATTCAGCTGACTAAAGAAAGCATAATAAACCACACCTATTAACCTACTGAGAACAGATGAGTTACTCCTTTTTTAACTTGGATATTGCaaggatgaaaataaaagtacataattATAAAGTATGCCATAAAGAAACCTCTGGCATGTGCTTAACTAAAAGATACAAGAAGAACCAAGTTTATACAATTGACAGAATATACTAGTGTTGCCCTAAGAGCTTTACAAACCTGATGTAGTTTTCCGAAGGATACTTACTTTCTGAAAGCCCGTGAGTTTAAAAATAGACTATGGCTTTTTAAAGACACTAAATATATTCACTTTAAGAAAACAAGTCTAGCAGCTTAAGGGTGGGCAATGAGTGGCAACAACATTATATGTTTTTCAGTGtgataaaatttatgttttagaattaaAACAGATATTAATAATTAGGATGAAAATTCAAGGTTTTAACAGTTTTCAAAGTGTTAGACTCAGtgttacttttgtctttttgtatataatattctctctttctagTCCaattatgttgttttgttttgaaaagcaacaaaaatcaataaaggaccaaaaaaaaaaaaaaaaaaaggttgctttCTGCTTCCCCAGAGACTTAAATGTTGTCTACACTTAGGTAGAAAGATAGCAACTGGTCCATTAACTGAAACCCAAGGCTGTTTGAGAGAAGTCAGCAAGTACATACACCACAGCCACAGCTACTTGATCTAGTGGGATTTAGAATAGACTGCCATGACTCAAACTAAGTGTTTGCCAAGGCTTTGAGACTCATGCAGAAATGAATTTAAGCATGTGTAAATATCATGCACATACCAATGTGACCATAAAACTTAGTAAAACTTTAAAACCTGGGATTTTACTGGGAAAAACATCAATCTCATCCCTTCTTAGCCAAGGGCATCAGTTCAGTGAATCCAAAGACAGGAACTGGTCCTACCAAAAAACATATCATTCTTTATAAACCCTAGTTTCCAGTAAAATGATCATTTTCCTGATTTGATTTGTTCAACCCAAtttaagaacaaactgagggttactggaggggttgtgggggggatgggctaaatgggtaaggggcactaaggaatctactcctgaaatcgttgcactatatactaatttggatgtaaattttaacaaataaaaaataaaattgaaaagaaaaaaaaaagaatgcaaacaaaATTTGAGAATACTCCCGCAAGACTTGATACCATCTCACAGCTGCCGATTTCTGGATCTCCTCTCCAGAGAATACTCTTCTCAGACAACCCACAACTCCTTACTCACCCCAAAGTCAAGTTCCTCACTCCCCTCTTCAAATGTCATCTTACCTTGCTGGCCTGTCATTCTTAGAACGGTGAGGGTCATCactttcttttgactttgagTGTGCCGATTTAGTTGTTTTTGGCTAtggacagaaaaagaaggaaaaaaaatgaaagaaaagaaaagcacacatatagaaaacaaaagtaagaTTATTAGGTTTAGAAAATATCTAAATCATGCCAAACTCTAGTAATTTCAAGTTACTTACATTCAGTCGaacaacatgaaatatttttacatatggccactcagagatttaaaaaaaattacagtcacAAAAGTATGCTGGAAGCTGTCAATGCAGCCAGATGAACGGCGACATACACATGAACATGCTCCCCCATAGGAATACACCTGGACACCCATTATTAACATAATAGCTGCACAGCAGCTGACCAGAACTTCCAGTCTGTGGAATGTTGGTCTGTGCCCTTAAACCTATTTCTGAAAATCTGACTTGGGGATGGTGATTTTCAAGCTAGGAAACTAAGGAACATTCAGTCCAACCTTTCTAAGAGAAGAACTCTACCAGCACCAATTATAGAATCTAGAAATCAGACTCTAATTTGCTAGAACACTTGCTAGACATGCGACCTTTTCCCCTTTTACCTGCCTGATGTGCAATCCCCAAAAATACGTACTCCTTCATAGCTGGGTTAACAAAGAATCTGAGTAACTTCTGGGCAATTATTTGTAGCTTAAATTTGTATAAGTAGAAGCATTTGGGAgcccttcttttaaaataaaatacatcaggAAAAATCCTGAATTACTAGGAGGGTGAAAGAAGGAGATACCTATAAATAATTAACatggaaaaaatactttcattgGTTTTTCGACCGACAACTGAATAAGTGAGCAATAGGAAATAGCAGAGCAATACGATTATCATGGTTTCtatgtcttctttttcctcctaatCAATGCTGAGACTCAGATCAAACCAGAGATCCAAGGCAGGaatttgtttgagagagaagagaaagagagaacagcgCTAAACATCAACTATGCGTGGGTACACACCCTAGCTGCGACCTCCCAGGCCTAGTACAAACTCCCTCTGAAAAGCCTCTACTATAGGAATTCTTGACCCCAGCAACTCCTCTGTTCTTCTACTATGCTTTCTTCAGCCAATTCAACCCTGTATTTGTTACCTGTCTAGTTTGTCTTCCTCCTACGTTATATATTATTATGAggaaaatatatctttttctttccctgcaaGTCCACAGTGGTGCAGTGCACACAGTAACTAATGAGTGCAGTCTGTTAAACTGAACTTGCACCCACCTCGTACAAAAATTAGACTATAGAAGAATAAACTGTGGTCAGTAACCATTTTGTCTAGTGTTCCTGATTAATGAGTGGAAGACAACAGTCCCAGCTCATGCTAGGCAGTTCCTATACTCTGACAGGAGATGGCTGCTGGTGGTATGTGTCAGCCTGCCATGGATCTAGTTAtgtcagaggaaagagaaacagtggGTACATGATCAcggatggacagagagaaagtagagagagagagaaaaggccacTGGGGAAACATGAAAGCATGTGAAAATACTACATTCTCCTGTAACGtaataatatttacctattttaCTAATATGTAAAACTTAGATTACTCATGACCAGTGGCATGTGCAACTTAATTGGTATTAAAATGAATGGAATGAGTTTTTCAATCTTAGCGGTTACTTTCTCATGGTTCCTTTGAAGAATTATGATTTTTTGTAATGAAATAACATTTACGAGTCAGATTTGCATATGCAATACAAGTAATTTGTGTATGCCAAATACACTGGTAGAACTTACCCTAAAAGCAGAGTCccctttataattaattaataaataaaataagataagataaaaacaataaacagaacTTACCTTCCAATCAGGGTCATGCTTTCTTTTGTCCAAAGATgatttctccctctccttggctttcttgtaagctttcttttcttcagcCATGAGGAGTCTAGCAATTTcctaaaaaaaatccagtcagtACCACTGATTGCAGAGTTATGGGCAGAAAATTACTGGGCTACTTCTGACGAGTATTAGTTCAAAAACTTATTAACTAATAAGAACTCACCTCATCCTGGGCTACTTGAGCTGCTCTCATGTCTACCTGGGTAGCCTATggtacaaaaaaatacaaaaaaaaaaaaaagggtaatttAATTAGAATCTGtgttgtccatttttaaaaatcttacatagAAATACACGAGTATTTCAAACCAGCTGTAAGTAACATCCTTGAAGTTTAACTGGTATACTTTCACCAGCCACCAGCCAGAGCAGGACTGTTTTATCATGTTCCACAGCAGATAGGGATATGGAATTATGATGGTAATGCTTACTCAGTAAGTAAAACTGGACACTCTATTCCCGTTACTCTTGCTTTTCCACCCATACTCAACTCATAGAGGATCACAATGCCTATCACATAATCTCaaattttattcaagaaaacTTAGTGATTATCACCTAAACTTTTGCATGAAAATTTGCTCACCAAAATTTCTTCCTCTTGCAGTTTTCTGGCAATTTCTGCATCATACCACTCCTGATCCCTGTGAGCCACTCGTGATGGGGTAGAGACAGCCTCTTTCATTCCTCTTGGCTTCATTCCTAGAAAACTCAATATAATAAGACGACTGCATTTGCTTTCTGAAAAGTTGCAAAGtttaagaagttattttttgTATCTAATATTCACAATATTGGCACCACTACAGAATTCAGAGTGcaccagaaataattttttcccaGAGGCACAGAAGTCGTAGTGCAGATTATCCACACATTTAAACAGTTACCCACCCAAAAGTGCCCAGGAAAAACTCCCCTTTCACATACTTTCTTCAACAGCAGGAAATCATACAGTGAACTGTAAGTGAGGCTTTTGCAAAatagcaagtgaaaaaaaaaaaaaaaggttaagatactaaaataaaaaaaaaaatcaagaaagttaCAGAGTCAGAGTTATAAAGAGGCTGTCAAGACTGGAGGAAGTAAGAGTCTTCCTTCTGTTTAACTCAGCCTTGTGTACTTTACTTCAGAAACAGCATCACCTCATAGTTACATGACAGTCCCTGTTAGCCAACCAGTGGCCCTACTGTGGCTTCTGCTCTGACGGTGAACAAACCCACCTGCTCTGGATCTTTCCTGTAGTTTCCATCAGCTCAATGCTGTTGCTAAATTTTAGGGAAGATGTAACATAAGGGAAATACCAGGGAACATAATGACCTTAGATGTCTACTCCTCTGAGAAAAAAGGAACATGGGGTATGGGTGGGGAATTTTTCCCCTACTTTGAAGTTTTATAAGCagcatatattctttttataacttttagTCAAGTGGTAATTGCTGATGTTTATTTCAACACTACAGATATTCCCCTCTGTGTAtcctttataaattataattattgggcacctgggtggctcagtcagttaagcatcccacttcagctcaggtcatgatctcacggctcatgagttcaagccccgtgttggctctgtgctgacagctcagagactggagcctgcttaggattctgtgtctccgtctctctctgcccctcctctgctcatgctctgtctgtctctctctcaaaaataaataaacattaaaaataaataaataaattataataattcaacaatgtgaatgtattatagtgagaagtaatatttttaatgccACAAACAAGAGTGACCATCTGGAATAGTGACTTTCAGTAAATGGATTAttgaaggtaaaaagaaaatttactccTAATTACCTATTTCTTTGCATCAGTGATTCTCAGCCCTACTTATATATTAAAACCACATGAGGTGCTTTACATAAACATACAAATCTTTGACTCAAACCTGAAGGACTAATTTAAATAACCTGAATGAGATCTGGCCTTTAGTAGTTTGGGTTGATTGTTTTAAATCTTAACAGTTGATTCTTACTTGAACATGGCATTGAAGCTATTAGTTTACTGAATTATGTCCATCAAAATAaccatacattaaaataatttttatcaaaatacttCAATACACTTGATTCACTtgctttaaacaaaaaagaaaaagaatacaactaAATTATGGGCAcatgaagaaatttaaattatctGGTGAAGCCTTTGTAGAGCTTTGAACTTAGCTCTGTGGTAAATCCAAAAGCCATGGACTCATCTCTCTTTCCCACAAACACAGACTATTAAACCTGGCTCTATTAGCTTCAGGCCTTTAGCGTCTGTGTACCTAGAATACCAAATCCACTTCAACTTCCCATCATCTCTAGAACTACTGAATCTTATAttgctgggctgggcagggctaGCTTTAGTCAGATTTCTGAGTGGTTTGTGACAGTCAGGAAACAGAGGGATACTCATAAGAGTGGatcatatttaaatgaaatataaacctCCCTAAGTTATGATTAGTTTGTTCATAA
This genomic stretch from Acinonyx jubatus isolate Ajub_Pintada_27869175 chromosome C2, VMU_Ajub_asm_v1.0, whole genome shotgun sequence harbors:
- the CCDC50 gene encoding coiled-coil domain-containing protein 50 isoform X2; the protein is MAEVGIDQSKLPGVKEVCRDFAVLEDHTLAHSLQEQEIEHHLASNIQRNRLVQHDLQVAKQLQEEDLKAQAQLQKRYKDLEQQDCEIAQEIQEKLAIEAERRRIQEKKDEDIARLLQEKELQEEKKRKKHFPESSGSSAYGDNYYYENGGMKPRGMKEAVSTPSRVAHRDQEWYDAEIARKLQEEEILATQVDMRAAQVAQDEEIARLLMAEEKKAYKKAKEREKSSLDKRKHDPDWKPKTTKSAHSKSKESDDPHRSKNDRPARPPLPTMTEAEDLDYTHVTNQHNSTRHFSKSESSHKGFHYKQ